The following coding sequences are from one Halomonas sp. HAL1 window:
- a CDS encoding TonB-dependent siderophore receptor: MTDSKGTVRLNSSRLRWQQTTTAILCGTTLVTLPMIGNAQETGDGSDDSEGYRLAPIIVNAQAYADDDANSIVAQELWVGGKVATSILDTPASVSVITEKEIEQRNASTTEEVLQYTPGVLTDYYGTDDRNDYFQIRGFQATTYRDGLTLGSMRGVREEPYAYERVEVLRGANSTLFGPADPGGSVNFVSKRPRFERFGEGYLSYGSFDAKEAGVDVGDTLNADETVAYRFTGTIRDSDREYDHSKDNNGFLMGGLTWEPTDATSASVIFDYLKRDDTPNSGGYPLDREYDRSEFFGEPGFNYHDVERTSLTGQLTHDFNNGLTLRGNLRYSDLTDDFGYVYITDSAARVGSVVDRDYFGTDNEAQELIGNAILQYDARFDQVDSSTLVGVEYRDASTEDSSFYGDATSIDIANPVFSGAPSSLNVYSSNKQDFTTESVFLTQNLSFYDRFIVTAGARNDGLDISSTNMAGVTESADYSENSVRGALTYRVTDEVSAYVSMVESVAPPSVGVEPERGEQYEIGAKYAPFGTNALFSASIYDLTRDDVTISVVQDNGVIERETVGESRVRGIDIEAKAELTDSLSLAGGYSYMESEVVRDSNAAREGNEFTAAPKHTASLWGYYTLPRQDMSVGLGARYVGSYYFDAANTSKSSAATLFDAAFSYQLTQDADLAVNVSNLLDEQHVVGSSTADYYNPGREISAKVSYRW, from the coding sequence ATGACTGATAGCAAAGGCACCGTCCGGCTTAACTCAAGCCGCTTGCGGTGGCAGCAGACCACGACAGCCATTCTGTGCGGCACGACGCTGGTCACACTTCCCATGATTGGGAACGCACAGGAAACCGGCGATGGCAGTGACGATAGTGAGGGATATCGCCTCGCTCCCATTATCGTCAACGCCCAGGCCTACGCTGATGATGATGCCAATTCAATCGTTGCCCAAGAGCTGTGGGTAGGCGGTAAGGTGGCCACCAGTATTCTCGATACGCCGGCCTCTGTGTCAGTCATCACTGAGAAGGAGATCGAGCAGCGCAACGCCTCAACCACAGAGGAAGTGCTGCAATATACGCCAGGCGTTCTCACCGATTATTACGGCACCGATGACCGTAATGACTATTTCCAAATCCGGGGGTTTCAGGCCACCACCTACCGTGACGGGCTGACGCTAGGCTCAATGCGGGGTGTACGTGAGGAGCCTTACGCCTATGAGCGCGTCGAGGTGTTGCGTGGGGCCAACTCCACTCTATTCGGTCCCGCGGATCCAGGCGGTTCGGTCAACTTTGTAAGCAAGCGGCCACGGTTTGAGCGTTTTGGAGAGGGCTATCTCTCCTACGGTTCATTTGACGCAAAAGAGGCCGGTGTTGACGTAGGTGACACGCTGAACGCTGACGAGACCGTGGCCTACCGGTTTACCGGCACCATCCGAGACAGCGACCGCGAATACGATCACTCCAAAGACAATAATGGTTTCTTGATGGGCGGCCTGACCTGGGAGCCAACGGATGCCACATCAGCGAGCGTTATCTTCGATTACCTGAAGCGCGACGACACCCCTAATAGCGGTGGTTATCCGCTTGACCGGGAGTACGATCGCAGCGAGTTCTTTGGTGAGCCAGGCTTTAATTATCACGATGTCGAGCGTACCAGCCTTACCGGACAGCTCACCCATGATTTCAATAACGGCCTGACGTTGCGGGGTAACCTGCGTTACAGCGACCTGACCGACGACTTCGGCTACGTCTACATCACTGACTCGGCAGCGCGAGTTGGAAGCGTGGTGGATCGCGACTACTTTGGTACCGACAACGAAGCACAGGAGCTAATCGGCAACGCTATCCTGCAATACGACGCCCGCTTTGATCAGGTCGATAGCAGCACGCTCGTGGGTGTCGAGTATCGCGATGCCTCAACCGAAGACAGTTCGTTTTACGGGGATGCGACCTCCATTGATATCGCCAATCCTGTCTTTAGCGGTGCTCCGAGTAGCCTGAACGTCTATAGCAGCAACAAGCAGGACTTCACCACTGAGTCGGTCTTCCTGACCCAGAACTTGTCCTTTTATGATCGATTCATCGTGACCGCGGGTGCGCGCAACGATGGTTTGGATATCTCCAGTACCAACATGGCTGGCGTCACCGAGTCCGCCGACTATTCGGAAAACTCCGTTCGTGGCGCGCTGACCTATCGCGTCACCGACGAAGTTTCCGCTTATGTCAGCATGGTGGAGTCTGTCGCACCGCCCTCAGTTGGTGTCGAGCCCGAGCGGGGCGAGCAGTATGAGATTGGCGCGAAATACGCTCCATTCGGTACCAATGCGCTGTTTTCGGCGTCCATTTATGACCTGACCAGAGATGATGTCACTATCTCGGTGGTACAGGACAATGGCGTTATCGAGCGGGAAACCGTGGGTGAGTCCCGCGTGCGGGGTATTGATATTGAGGCCAAGGCTGAATTGACCGATAGCCTTAGCCTAGCGGGTGGTTACTCCTATATGGAGTCGGAAGTGGTGCGCGACAGCAATGCAGCCAGAGAAGGGAACGAGTTTACTGCGGCACCCAAACATACGGCGTCGTTGTGGGGCTACTATACCTTGCCACGCCAGGACATGAGTGTTGGCCTTGGCGCCCGTTATGTCGGCTCCTACTACTTTGACGCCGCCAATACGTCCAAGAGCAGTGCGGCCACGCTCTTCGATGCAGCCTTCAGCTACCAGCTCACCCAAGATGCCGACCTGGCCGTCAATGTCAGCAACTTGCTCGATGAGCAGCACGTGGTCGGTTCCAGCACGGCTGATTACTATAATCCGGGGCGCGAAATCAGCGCTAAAGTGAGCTATCGCTGGTGA
- a CDS encoding DUF1330 domain-containing protein — translation MPAYVVLTREHTHDAQEMERYGEKAKAAREGHDPQPLAFYGDFEVLEGSAMEGAVILRFPDMAAARAWYESPAYQEARKHRFQGADYRVFIVDGVQEA, via the coding sequence ATGCCCGCTTATGTCGTACTGACCCGCGAACACACCCACGATGCTCAGGAGATGGAGCGCTACGGCGAGAAGGCGAAAGCCGCTCGTGAAGGCCACGACCCGCAGCCGCTCGCCTTCTACGGTGATTTTGAAGTGCTGGAAGGCAGCGCCATGGAAGGGGCCGTGATTCTGCGCTTCCCCGATATGGCTGCCGCCCGCGCCTGGTATGAAAGCCCCGCCTACCAGGAAGCTCGCAAGCACCGCTTCCAGGGCGCCGACTACCGCGTCTTTATCGTTGACGGTGTTCAAGAAGCGTAA
- a CDS encoding sorbosone dehydrogenase family protein, with protein sequence MKLPSLYAAPLSVLLVAGSASAQDAQQYGPNPDLAEPQRGLLPDMTIPEPAEWGGQSPTVPDGYTITAIATDLQIPRQTLVLPNGDILVAEGSGGNAPQLKPKDFIAGYIKSQGTTTVESGNRLTLLRDENGDGNYEQSVFAEDLNAPYGLALVDNNLYVANQDAVVRFDYEEGQTEASGPPEELTKLPAEINHHWTKAMTASADGEFLYVGIGSNSNITERGMAAEVNRAEVWEIDTETGMHRPYATGLRNPTALTIQPETDQLWAVVNERDELGPNLVPDYLTTVQEGSFYGWPYSYWGQHVDPRVRPQAPEKVESAVVPDYSLGSHVAPLGLAFSIPEMGDEFAEGVFIGEHGSWNRADPVGYKVVFVPFSDGSPSGDPIDFVSGFLTEDGQTRGRPVGVTIDPEGALIIADDLTNAVWRVTYEGDE encoded by the coding sequence ATGAAGCTTCCCAGCCTCTACGCTGCACCTCTCTCGGTGCTTTTGGTGGCAGGTAGCGCCAGCGCCCAAGACGCACAACAGTACGGCCCAAACCCTGACCTAGCTGAACCGCAACGCGGGCTTTTGCCCGACATGACAATTCCCGAGCCCGCTGAATGGGGGGGCCAGTCACCCACCGTTCCCGACGGCTACACCATTACCGCCATTGCGACGGATCTTCAGATACCGCGCCAAACGTTGGTGCTACCCAACGGCGATATTCTGGTGGCCGAAGGGAGCGGCGGCAACGCGCCTCAGTTGAAGCCGAAAGATTTCATTGCCGGATATATCAAAAGCCAGGGCACCACCACTGTTGAGAGCGGCAATCGCTTAACCCTGCTGCGCGATGAAAATGGCGATGGCAACTACGAGCAGTCGGTGTTTGCCGAAGACCTCAACGCGCCCTACGGGCTGGCGTTAGTTGATAACAATCTCTATGTGGCCAACCAGGATGCGGTCGTTCGCTTTGACTACGAGGAAGGCCAAACCGAGGCCAGCGGCCCGCCGGAGGAGCTTACCAAGCTACCCGCTGAGATCAATCACCACTGGACGAAAGCGATGACCGCTAGCGCCGACGGTGAATTCTTGTACGTGGGTATTGGCTCCAACAGCAATATCACCGAACGCGGCATGGCAGCGGAGGTTAACCGCGCCGAGGTGTGGGAAATTGATACCGAAACGGGCATGCATCGGCCTTATGCCACGGGCCTACGCAACCCCACCGCGCTGACCATTCAACCAGAGACTGATCAGCTATGGGCCGTGGTCAACGAGCGTGATGAGCTTGGCCCCAACCTCGTTCCTGACTACCTCACCACCGTGCAGGAAGGCAGCTTCTATGGCTGGCCCTATAGCTATTGGGGGCAGCATGTCGACCCGCGCGTCCGTCCACAAGCGCCTGAAAAAGTGGAGTCAGCCGTGGTGCCCGACTACAGCCTGGGTTCGCACGTAGCGCCGCTTGGCCTCGCCTTCTCCATACCCGAAATGGGCGATGAGTTCGCTGAAGGTGTGTTTATCGGCGAGCACGGCAGTTGGAATCGCGCCGACCCCGTTGGCTATAAGGTCGTCTTTGTGCCCTTCAGCGATGGCAGCCCTTCTGGCGACCCCATTGATTTCGTCTCCGGTTTTCTGACTGAAGATGGTCAAACCCGCGGTCGCCCGGTCGGCGTCACCATCGACCCCGAAGGCGCCCTTATCATCGCCGATGACCTGACGAACGCCGTTTGGCGTGTTACCTATGAAGGTGACGAATAA